One genomic window of Vibrio natriegens NBRC 15636 = ATCC 14048 = DSM 759 includes the following:
- a CDS encoding MaoC family dehydratase, translated as MKVTNLFKDKVDAISAHQSEFMNWMSPTLRDYWSDFLDRAQHSFLFSKVRDHQQPAINEEVAPQPEPIVMAPEAQKLYQELSEKVGEVIHVGDWVHVSQERINQFGAVTEDMQWIHTDPERASAESPFKTTIAHGFLTLALLPKLTDSVDPDKPLFPTAKLVVNLGLNQVRFPYPVKAGNNVRAVSTLTKVTPIKKGLEIEREIKVEIEGIRRPGAVVVSVIQLHF; from the coding sequence ATGAAGGTCACAAATCTATTTAAAGACAAAGTTGATGCGATTTCTGCACATCAATCCGAGTTTATGAATTGGATGTCTCCAACGCTACGCGATTATTGGAGTGACTTTTTGGATAGAGCCCAGCACAGTTTCTTATTCTCGAAAGTGCGCGATCACCAGCAGCCGGCGATTAACGAAGAAGTTGCGCCTCAACCTGAACCAATCGTCATGGCACCGGAAGCTCAAAAGTTATACCAAGAGCTCAGTGAGAAAGTCGGTGAAGTCATTCACGTTGGTGATTGGGTACATGTGTCTCAAGAGCGCATTAATCAGTTCGGTGCAGTCACTGAAGATATGCAGTGGATTCATACTGATCCTGAGCGTGCATCTGCAGAGTCACCGTTTAAGACGACTATTGCCCATGGGTTCCTGACTTTGGCGTTGCTACCAAAGCTGACAGACTCGGTTGATCCAGACAAGCCATTGTTCCCAACAGCGAAGTTAGTTGTCAATCTTGGTCTGAACCAGGTTCGTTTCCCTTATCCGGTAAAAGCGGGTAACAACGTTCGTGCTGTAAGTACACTGACCAAAGTAACGCCAATTAAGAAAGGCCTTGAGATTGAGCGTGAAATCAAAGTGGAAATTGAAGGGATCCGTCGTCCGGGAGCGGTTGTCGTTTCTGTTATTCAACTGCATTTCTAA